In a genomic window of Flavobacterium crassostreae:
- a CDS encoding T9SS type A sorting domain-containing protein: MKKLVYLLLFLPILCFGQDYGYLVESKITGYYHGNVGYLNILSDVGDKGHVGSVANGSTQGRVTYDYFQFQNNFTKINLHFKSIAIAMLEFPDCRIEINKETTITDFTKNSWYLGGCNFEFSVYPIHIDKPAESTICITDKITLRTGYHWQYNNDPNSLDSEWKDFDATFQEKQEISFSPLEILGVNNKNFVGPIKFRTGYNGKFTNIETYNIITCSPELLDFKTTQPKCSASSDGGFQMILKSNLTAGKKLVTSLFFQSDSTIVPNIYSLYDQDSTNDLVDNKNNTYTYNWPLSKAIPSGTYKVRYQAIDTTAIDPTWDSLEGTEDGFTIENIEPVLFSATNSKHVSCYGGNDGQITITASGGTGSYQYQLDGGTLTSFTTGETPTISGFSAGKHNIKVRDGNNCIGHTAANNESVDVTIDQPSTALTISQVIPLDPLQHNSKDGSIKFDLTGGTIDYTPVLKNGTIVVPTTVTKTVTNTVHHFELSGIGAGSYTLEATDANGCVIIPQSISLNNPALLEVSINQKQAIACYGEKGALEANPNGGPSGTDYTYQWYAVIGGVDTELTSKTSKILENIPAGIYKVAVTDDNKITQLSANFPLFQPLAPLTISTTTTDISCYGGNNGAIVTTVTGGTAPYTYKWNDLTTTGTKDRAMLQAGTYNLLVTDDHGCTTTEEIIFKNPPIDPLSITTNNIQPLTVPGDSTGAIATTAQGGTAPYTYSWIKDTDVTVYSTDKDITNLTKGRYALTAKDKNGCTVTSTFDLIDPQLLEVAIQEQAITCYNASNGTLTATGAGGTPFASEPYTYEWFKETGGVYATIGQKNRTATGLSAGTYKVIIKDFYDITAQSILTISEPAPLVVTYTQANVLCKAAANGELKIIASGGTPPYTYALTDSNGLTKGNTTTINGLAGGTYTLQVTDHNNCENVKTIVITEPANTLAISINGQKNPSAYLATDGQATAIVQGGTAPYSYQWKDSLGKIVGSTATVTGISDGQYTLTVTDANYNLTTINTGCTASTTIKLIAPPVLTVAIGIENTISCFNDNDGILKATGNGGIPPYTYSWYIKDGSNSYMPMTFTQPSITNVAAGTYIVQITDANSITRSSEELLLAAPNKLQIETVNTTDALCYNTATGGISINVTGGTLPYTYAWSNNKITANNTDISAGFYNITVTDAHLCKVVLNNIEVKQPLAPLSIATVDNKMLSGFETADGSVSVIATGGTSPYSYQWTKTGSDVVIATSNSAQGLNAGSYQLTILDKNSCSFVQNFLVEQPEKLQLTIEQTAFNLCYNDTNGILHANVTGGVKPYQYNWYAIANPTLNLGSELDLKDRETGTYGLTITDANNIKATSQLTIIQPTQLTVVPTITNVLCYGAKTGSITLTVSGGSGDYTYSWGPQKTTSFLNNLYKGTYTVTVTDKNNCSSTNSYVIDEPAQPLQISNYALTKPLGYGLSDGSITVTPIGGSNKYNYAWYDSSNSALTQTTATVVGIPAGTYKLILTDTNNCTVEQLFIVDEIPEIQLTITETPIACKGGNGTLNANATGGYLATAAQYDYKWYNSAGVKMESIASFTTKAGSYYLIVTDSNGISKRKDFTLSEPPLLQITNATLTNVLCYGERTGAIELTVSGGTGNYTYSWSNSINTPNITALSAGIYTVTITDENGCTIEQSYNITEPPIYDFTAISLTRPSGTQSNGTITIKIKGGVAPYSYRWTNDNGLIVTQETATSSTSNIANNLPAGIYTIAVTDALGCILKNTYNLANPGELIANIVLKNPVSCYGNSSAQIEAITVGGVGGNVFTWYNAITNTKIGTNNVLLTNVAPGSYYLIVNNADGISEKSETLIVTQPQAVAVTYIMNNVSCFEKNDGAITLTATGGTSTYEYRMKIDNNPYGAWTSFLTTNTTTFTNLPKGRYQIQVRDGNQCSYNENNSLKTIVIDITQPSVLTIVSNTTTQATGFGLSNGSVTLAINGGTLPYNYVWFDAKGVSQNSVTNSLKNVTAGVYTVTVTDAQNCTISNTYTISQPPLLVVTVSAQNNILCYNDKNGSLRANATGGAPSTASAPYLYAWYKQEETNPVGNQIHLDHIGTGSYYVIVTDKNGNTTQSETYQLQQPQQLTATLSDTYTYCGTENDWTIITNIQGGTSPYKYSWNTGETTPNLTNVKPGNYLVFITDINGCKIMQTYTIALPKVLDLKAVVTQLNCSDACNAKIDLIPTGGIAPYSINWNTGKNTTSISNLCSGTYTATVKDQKGCEVQVRYEITNPSPIVVNLGSNKTLCNNQFQNLDITIPDAAATYQWTSTNGFINSTPKVTLTDAGVYTAKVTNSQGCTGTGSIEIFKTNAGINSQFLLTSQAFANEEIILVNTSNPISATVEWILPRGAEIVKKTNETITIKFVQAGAYQVTLRSFLGECQQDYTKPIIVEEARLLPDIGDATTPFIIDFVPHPNPTTGAFTVDIKLQEPAAISLRLYSLNSGQPINDKQVNNANVYSVDYNVNLPAGIYFLLLETPKGNEIRKIIIK, translated from the coding sequence ATGAAAAAATTAGTATACCTATTATTGTTTTTACCAATTCTATGCTTTGGACAAGATTACGGATATTTAGTTGAGTCAAAAATTACAGGTTATTATCATGGTAATGTCGGATATTTGAATATTTTATCCGACGTTGGTGATAAAGGCCATGTAGGTTCGGTGGCTAATGGATCAACGCAAGGAAGAGTTACCTATGATTATTTTCAATTCCAAAATAATTTTACTAAAATAAACCTACATTTTAAATCTATTGCAATTGCAATGCTAGAATTTCCAGACTGTCGTATAGAAATAAATAAAGAAACAACAATTACTGATTTTACTAAAAATAGTTGGTATTTAGGTGGATGTAATTTTGAGTTTTCTGTTTATCCAATTCATATTGATAAACCTGCGGAGAGTACAATATGCATAACCGATAAAATAACATTAAGGACAGGCTACCATTGGCAATACAATAATGATCCTAATTCTCTTGATTCAGAATGGAAGGATTTTGATGCTACGTTTCAGGAAAAACAAGAAATAAGTTTTTCCCCACTTGAAATTCTAGGGGTTAATAACAAAAACTTTGTCGGACCTATAAAATTTAGGACGGGCTATAATGGTAAATTTACCAATATAGAAACTTATAACATTATTACTTGCTCTCCAGAACTTTTGGATTTTAAAACAACCCAACCTAAATGTTCTGCTTCATCAGATGGAGGGTTTCAAATGATATTAAAATCAAATCTAACTGCTGGTAAAAAATTAGTTACAAGTTTGTTTTTTCAATCAGATTCAACTATTGTACCAAATATCTATTCGCTTTATGACCAAGACAGTACCAATGACTTAGTTGATAATAAGAACAATACATATACTTATAATTGGCCACTAAGCAAAGCCATACCCTCCGGCACATACAAAGTACGATACCAAGCTATTGATACCACCGCAATAGATCCAACTTGGGATAGCTTAGAGGGAACTGAAGATGGTTTTACCATAGAAAATATCGAACCGGTACTATTCTCAGCAACAAATAGTAAACATGTTTCCTGTTATGGCGGCAATGACGGCCAGATTACAATAACTGCCAGTGGCGGTACGGGCAGTTATCAGTATCAATTAGATGGCGGTACTTTGACGTCATTTACAACTGGAGAAACCCCAACTATTAGTGGGTTTTCGGCGGGGAAACACAATATCAAAGTACGTGATGGAAATAACTGTATCGGCCATACAGCAGCTAACAATGAATCCGTTGATGTTACTATTGATCAACCTTCAACAGCATTAACAATAAGTCAAGTCATACCTTTGGACCCTTTACAGCACAATAGCAAAGACGGCTCTATAAAATTTGACCTCACCGGCGGTACAATAGACTACACCCCAGTTTTGAAAAATGGGACCATTGTTGTACCAACTACAGTTACAAAAACGGTAACGAATACTGTTCATCATTTTGAATTATCTGGCATTGGAGCAGGATCCTATACCCTTGAAGCAACTGATGCTAATGGTTGTGTTATCATTCCGCAATCTATATCTTTAAACAACCCCGCTCTATTAGAAGTAAGTATAAACCAAAAACAAGCCATTGCCTGCTATGGAGAAAAAGGCGCACTAGAAGCCAATCCAAATGGAGGTCCTTCCGGAACTGACTATACGTATCAATGGTATGCAGTAATTGGAGGAGTGGATACCGAATTGACCTCAAAAACATCGAAAATTTTAGAAAACATTCCAGCAGGTATCTACAAAGTAGCAGTAACAGATGATAATAAAATCACTCAGTTGTCTGCCAACTTTCCTTTATTTCAACCCTTAGCACCATTAACTATTAGTACCACAACTACAGACATATCTTGTTACGGTGGTAATAATGGCGCTATAGTGACCACCGTTACTGGCGGAACGGCACCTTATACATACAAATGGAACGATCTTACGACAACAGGAACAAAAGATAGAGCTATGCTCCAAGCAGGAACATATAACCTACTAGTAACTGATGATCATGGTTGTACTACTACTGAGGAAATAATTTTTAAAAATCCACCAATAGATCCGCTGTCAATAACTACAAACAATATTCAACCGCTTACCGTTCCTGGCGATAGCACTGGAGCAATAGCAACCACAGCACAAGGAGGAACAGCACCTTATACTTACAGCTGGATAAAAGATACGGATGTTACCGTCTATAGTACAGATAAAGACATCACAAATCTTACAAAGGGCCGATATGCGCTAACAGCTAAAGATAAAAACGGTTGTACTGTTACCTCAACCTTTGACCTAATTGACCCACAACTGCTCGAAGTAGCTATACAGGAACAAGCTATAACTTGTTATAATGCTTCAAACGGTACCTTGACAGCTACCGGTGCAGGTGGAACTCCATTTGCATCTGAACCCTACACCTATGAATGGTTTAAAGAAACCGGCGGCGTATATGCAACAATAGGACAAAAAAATCGTACCGCCACAGGGCTTTCTGCTGGAACGTATAAAGTAATCATTAAAGATTTTTATGACATTACAGCCCAGTCTATACTCACAATCAGCGAACCTGCTCCATTAGTTGTCACCTATACCCAAGCAAATGTACTATGCAAAGCAGCGGCGAATGGAGAACTCAAAATTATTGCCTCAGGAGGTACACCGCCATATACTTATGCACTAACTGATAGCAACGGACTGACTAAAGGAAATACTACTACCATAAACGGATTAGCAGGGGGTACCTATACATTACAAGTGACAGACCATAATAACTGTGAAAATGTAAAAACTATAGTGATTACTGAACCTGCTAATACCCTTGCAATCAGTATTAACGGTCAAAAAAATCCTAGCGCATATTTGGCTACAGACGGTCAAGCCACCGCAATTGTGCAAGGAGGCACAGCCCCTTACAGTTATCAATGGAAAGACTCTTTGGGCAAGATCGTTGGATCTACCGCAACTGTGACAGGAATTAGCGACGGTCAATACACCCTAACAGTAACCGACGCTAATTATAACTTAACTACAATAAATACGGGTTGTACAGCCAGTACGACAATTAAACTAATTGCCCCACCCGTATTGACTGTGGCGATTGGTATCGAAAATACTATTTCCTGTTTTAATGATAACGATGGTATTTTAAAGGCAACTGGAAACGGTGGTATCCCGCCCTACACCTATTCCTGGTATATAAAAGATGGTTCAAACAGCTATATGCCAATGACTTTCACACAACCTAGCATTACAAATGTAGCTGCTGGAACTTATATAGTACAAATTACCGATGCCAACAGCATAACACGAAGCTCTGAAGAGCTACTGTTGGCAGCACCAAACAAACTACAAATTGAAACTGTAAATACGACCGATGCCCTTTGTTACAACACCGCTACCGGAGGCATAAGCATAAATGTTACAGGCGGAACTCTTCCATATACTTACGCATGGAGCAATAATAAAATAACAGCAAACAATACCGATATTTCGGCTGGGTTTTACAACATAACCGTTACCGATGCCCACCTGTGCAAAGTAGTATTAAACAATATAGAAGTCAAACAACCATTGGCGCCACTAAGTATAGCAACTGTTGATAACAAAATGCTTTCTGGATTTGAAACAGCAGATGGCTCAGTAAGTGTGATCGCAACTGGAGGAACTAGTCCTTATTCTTACCAATGGACAAAAACCGGTTCTGATGTAGTAATTGCTACAAGTAACAGTGCTCAGGGATTAAATGCAGGTTCTTATCAACTAACCATTTTAGACAAAAACAGCTGTTCATTTGTACAAAATTTCCTTGTTGAACAACCAGAAAAGCTTCAACTTACAATTGAACAAACGGCATTTAATTTATGCTATAACGATACTAATGGAATACTACATGCGAATGTTACAGGTGGGGTAAAACCATATCAATACAACTGGTACGCAATTGCCAACCCTACTCTTAATTTAGGCAGTGAACTTGACTTAAAAGATAGAGAAACAGGAACCTATGGCCTCACGATTACGGATGCTAACAACATTAAAGCGACTTCACAGCTCACCATTATACAACCCACCCAACTAACGGTTGTTCCAACTATTACAAATGTATTGTGTTATGGCGCTAAAACCGGAAGTATTACATTAACCGTATCGGGTGGTAGCGGAGATTACACCTATTCTTGGGGCCCTCAAAAAACAACATCATTTTTAAACAACTTATACAAAGGTACTTATACCGTTACCGTTACAGACAAAAACAATTGTAGTTCAACTAACAGTTACGTCATTGATGAACCTGCACAACCACTACAAATAAGTAATTACGCCCTAACAAAACCACTAGGTTATGGACTGTCTGACGGCTCAATTACAGTAACTCCCATTGGTGGATCAAATAAATATAACTATGCCTGGTATGATAGCTCAAACTCTGCTTTGACGCAAACAACGGCTACGGTTGTTGGCATTCCTGCAGGCACTTATAAATTAATATTAACAGATACAAATAATTGTACAGTTGAGCAACTTTTTATAGTAGATGAAATACCTGAAATACAACTAACAATTACCGAAACACCTATTGCATGTAAAGGTGGAAATGGCACTTTAAATGCAAACGCAACTGGAGGTTACCTTGCAACAGCTGCTCAATATGATTATAAATGGTACAACAGTGCCGGTGTAAAAATGGAATCCATCGCTAGTTTTACTACGAAAGCAGGCAGCTACTATCTAATTGTAACAGATAGCAATGGCATCAGTAAACGAAAAGATTTTACTTTAAGCGAGCCTCCTTTATTACAGATTACAAATGCAACCTTAACAAATGTTTTATGTTATGGAGAACGCACAGGAGCTATTGAACTTACAGTATCTGGTGGAACTGGTAATTATACGTACTCTTGGTCAAATAGCATAAACACTCCAAACATTACCGCTTTATCCGCAGGTATATATACCGTTACTATCACTGATGAAAACGGTTGTACAATAGAGCAAAGCTACAATATCACTGAACCGCCAATATATGATTTTACAGCTATCAGCTTGACACGTCCTTCAGGAACACAATCTAACGGAACAATTACCATCAAGATAAAAGGAGGAGTGGCGCCATATAGTTATAGATGGACAAATGACAACGGCCTAATAGTTACTCAAGAAACGGCAACATCAAGCACAAGTAATATTGCTAACAATTTACCTGCTGGTATTTATACCATTGCTGTAACTGATGCTTTGGGCTGTATCTTGAAAAACACATATAACCTCGCAAATCCGGGAGAACTGATTGCAAACATTGTATTGAAAAACCCAGTAAGCTGTTACGGAAATAGCAGCGCCCAAATTGAGGCAATAACCGTAGGAGGTGTAGGCGGAAATGTTTTTACCTGGTACAATGCAATCACAAACACAAAAATAGGTACAAATAATGTTTTACTTACTAATGTAGCACCAGGGTCTTATTACCTCATCGTTAATAATGCAGATGGTATTTCTGAAAAAAGCGAAACATTAATCGTTACCCAACCACAGGCAGTAGCAGTTACTTACATAATGAATAATGTAAGTTGTTTCGAAAAAAATGACGGAGCAATTACATTAACAGCTACAGGCGGAACCTCAACTTATGAGTATCGAATGAAAATAGACAACAATCCTTATGGAGCTTGGACATCATTTTTAACAACAAATACAACAACCTTTACTAACCTACCGAAAGGCAGGTACCAAATTCAAGTACGTGATGGAAATCAATGTTCTTACAACGAAAATAATTCTTTGAAAACCATTGTTATTGACATTACTCAGCCTAGTGTATTAACCATAGTTTCCAACACTACAACTCAGGCTACAGGTTTTGGTCTTTCTAACGGTTCGGTTACCTTAGCTATAAATGGAGGAACACTTCCATACAATTATGTGTGGTTTGATGCTAAGGGAGTCTCACAAAATTCGGTAACAAATAGTTTGAAAAATGTTACTGCTGGAGTGTATACTGTTACTGTAACTGATGCACAAAACTGTACTATTTCTAATACATACACTATAAGTCAACCACCGCTACTAGTAGTAACGGTTAGTGCCCAAAACAATATTCTTTGTTACAACGACAAGAACGGAAGCCTAAGAGCTAACGCTACTGGAGGAGCTCCTTCTACAGCTTCAGCTCCCTATCTTTATGCTTGGTATAAACAAGAAGAAACTAATCCAGTAGGCAATCAAATCCATTTAGATCATATTGGTACTGGCTCTTATTATGTAATTGTAACAGACAAAAACGGAAACACAACTCAAAGTGAGACTTATCAATTACAGCAACCGCAACAATTAACAGCAACACTAAGCGACACCTACACTTATTGTGGAACGGAAAATGACTGGACTATTATAACAAACATACAAGGAGGAACTTCACCTTACAAATACAGTTGGAATACGGGTGAAACCACTCCAAATCTTACCAATGTAAAACCAGGAAACTATCTTGTATTTATTACAGATATTAACGGTTGTAAAATCATGCAAACCTACACTATTGCTTTGCCAAAAGTACTTGATTTGAAAGCGGTAGTAACACAGTTGAATTGTAGCGATGCTTGCAATGCAAAAATTGATTTAATACCAACAGGAGGCATAGCACCGTACAGCATCAATTGGAACACTGGTAAAAACACGACTTCAATAAGCAATCTTTGTTCAGGTACTTACACGGCAACTGTAAAAGATCAAAAAGGATGCGAAGTTCAAGTACGTTATGAAATTACAAATCCAAGTCCGATTGTTGTGAACTTGGGTAGTAATAAAACACTGTGCAACAATCAATTTCAAAATTTAGACATTACAATTCCAGATGCTGCAGCAACATACCAGTGGACTTCAACAAATGGTTTTATAAATAGCACCCCAAAAGTAACCTTGACTGATGCTGGTGTTTATACGGCCAAAGTAACCAATAGTCAAGGATGTACGGGCACGGGCAGTATCGAGATCTTTAAAACCAATGCTGGTATTAATTCTCAATTCTTACTTACGTCACAAGCGTTTGCCAATGAAGAAATAATTTTGGTAAACACCAGCAACCCCATAAGCGCGACAGTAGAATGGATTTTACCGAGAGGTGCTGAAATCGTTAAAAAAACGAACGAAACCATTACAATTAAGTTTGTTCAAGCAGGTGCGTATCAGGTAACATTGCGCTCGTTTCTAGGAGAATGTCAGCAAGATTACACTAAACCTATTATTGTTGAAGAAGCAAGGTTACTACCTGATATTGGTGACGCAACGACTCCTTTTATCATTGATTTTGTACCGCATCCTAATCCTACAACTGGAGCGTTTACTGTAGATATAAAATTACAAGAACCAGCCGCCATTTCGTTACGTCTTTACAGCTTGAACTCTGGACAACCAATAAATGACAAACAAGTTAATAATGCAAATGTGTATAGCGTAGATTACAATGTGAATTTACCCGCTGGAATCTACTTTTTATTGCTAGAAACTCCAAAAGGAAATGAAATTCGAAAAATTATAATTAAATAA
- a CDS encoding fibronectin type III domain-containing protein, protein MYLNRNLLVLLIIVFCFTTGVDAQQKDSLTTQEPQIMVTARPNQDGKIMVRWAVTTAKAWRKLNVYGYELKRYTIIRNKITLQQPIEKKLGVFKPKPLEQWEKIIQNNDNAAVMGQSLYGEKFELGGIKDLQSIINLSEEQEQRFTWGLYATDQDFETALMAGLGYIDTEINPNEKYVYKLTSLVPESEMLIKEGGVFIGMQDYEALPKPLDLSGTFLEGKTMLSWNYAIHKQLYNSYFIERSDDGITFKRLNDLPITTLNNSDKSDAKRMFYIDSISNGKTYHYRILGKTIFGEISPASAIVFGKSEKLLAFVPHITTKNYLDDKRIILEWEFLEEGNKEIKGFELNRSDKANGDYEVIIKNIPPNARKILYDNLQPTNYLTITAIGLIGSNRTSFPALVQPVDSIPPAKPVGFTGSIDSLGVVTLKWEANKDKDILGYRIFRGNNRNEEYSQITISPHLSTVYLDSVGVKNLNSKVYYTLIAIDQRFNMSESSDILEIKKPDFIKPTQPIFKSYQIKDRKVIMNWTSSSSEDVITHEIYRKEKKSPDWVLQYTDGRYKGVSTQGGIRTENLPIETWTDDQIVEGNQYSYTIVAIDNSGLKSDQAPALTVIIPKTTLPPAVKGMQSFVDKTNHYIELYWSMYKEINVAEIAIYKGQKDKPITLFRNVLPSVNRIVDEHIQPNNEYTYLLRVVFKDGRMSEITELNVKY, encoded by the coding sequence ATGTATTTAAACAGAAACCTATTAGTATTGCTAATTATTGTATTTTGTTTTACAACAGGAGTTGATGCGCAGCAAAAAGATTCTCTTACTACTCAAGAGCCTCAAATCATGGTAACAGCAAGACCAAATCAAGACGGAAAAATAATGGTGCGTTGGGCGGTCACTACAGCCAAAGCCTGGCGTAAATTAAATGTCTATGGATATGAATTAAAGCGTTACACAATCATTCGTAATAAAATAACTTTGCAGCAACCTATCGAAAAAAAGCTTGGCGTATTCAAACCTAAACCTTTGGAACAATGGGAAAAAATAATCCAGAATAATGATAATGCAGCAGTGATGGGGCAATCATTGTATGGTGAAAAGTTTGAATTAGGCGGTATCAAAGATCTTCAGTCCATCATAAATTTGTCCGAAGAGCAAGAACAACGTTTTACATGGGGTTTATATGCAACAGATCAAGATTTTGAAACAGCACTAATGGCCGGATTAGGATATATTGACACGGAGATCAATCCTAATGAAAAATATGTATACAAATTAACCTCCCTGGTACCTGAGAGCGAAATGCTTATCAAGGAAGGTGGAGTTTTTATTGGAATGCAAGATTATGAAGCACTGCCTAAACCACTTGATTTATCTGGAACTTTTTTAGAAGGAAAAACAATGTTAAGCTGGAACTACGCTATCCACAAGCAATTATACAACAGTTATTTTATAGAACGTTCAGATGATGGCATTACATTTAAAAGACTAAATGATTTACCTATAACCACTTTAAATAATAGTGATAAATCAGATGCCAAACGTATGTTTTACATTGACTCTATTAGTAATGGCAAAACCTATCATTATCGTATCCTTGGCAAAACTATTTTTGGAGAAATAAGCCCAGCTTCCGCTATTGTATTTGGCAAAAGCGAAAAACTGTTAGCTTTTGTACCACATATTACCACCAAAAATTATTTGGATGACAAACGAATTATATTAGAATGGGAATTCCTTGAAGAAGGAAATAAAGAAATCAAAGGATTTGAGCTAAACCGATCTGATAAAGCCAACGGAGATTACGAGGTAATTATTAAAAACATACCGCCCAATGCCCGAAAAATATTGTATGATAATTTGCAACCTACTAATTATTTGACAATTACGGCTATTGGTTTAATTGGCAGCAACCGTACCTCTTTTCCTGCTTTAGTTCAGCCAGTAGATTCAATACCGCCAGCAAAACCAGTAGGTTTTACTGGCAGTATCGATAGCCTTGGAGTCGTTACATTAAAATGGGAGGCTAATAAAGACAAAGATATTTTAGGCTACCGTATTTTTAGAGGGAATAATAGAAACGAAGAATACTCTCAAATTACTATTTCTCCGCATTTATCTACAGTATATTTAGACAGTGTTGGGGTAAAAAACCTAAACTCAAAGGTGTATTATACCTTGATTGCTATTGACCAGCGTTTTAATATGTCTGAGTCTTCGGATATATTAGAAATAAAAAAACCCGATTTTATAAAGCCTACCCAACCCATTTTTAAATCCTATCAAATAAAGGATCGTAAAGTAATTATGAACTGGACAAGCAGCTCTAGCGAAGATGTAATAACACATGAGATCTACAGAAAAGAAAAAAAAAGTCCCGATTGGGTTTTACAGTATACCGATGGCAGGTACAAAGGGGTAAGTACACAGGGAGGCATTCGAACTGAAAATCTACCTATTGAAACCTGGACAGATGATCAAATTGTTGAGGGCAATCAATACAGTTATACCATTGTAGCAATAGACAATAGTGGCCTAAAGTCTGATCAAGCTCCAGCCTTAACAGTTATCATTCCCAAAACAACCTTGCCCCCTGCAGTAAAAGGAATGCAAAGTTTTGTTGACAAAACCAATCATTATATAGAGTTATATTGGTCCATGTACAAAGAGATTAATGTTGCCGAAATAGCTATTTATAAAGGTCAAAAAGACAAACCCATCACCTTGTTTCGTAATGTATTGCCCTCTGTAAACCGCATTGTAGATGAGCATATACAGCCCAATAATGAATACACGTACTTACTAAGAGTAGTATTTAAAGATGGACGCATGAGCGAAATCACGGAACTAAATGTAAAATATTAA
- a CDS encoding IS1595-like element ISFlsp2 family transposase produces MEVFEGQSILNFIKELPNDETCKAYLAQIKWKDGFKCMKCGHTKGCEKSGYNYQCYSCQHVESATTNTLFHKVKFGLHKAFCIVFEMTTSSKSVSSIQMGKRFDIRQGTAWYFMQKVRKAMQSSQKYPLSEIVHVDEFTVGGKEEGKQGRSYDSKKKKAVIAVELNQKHQIKRVYVKSIDDYSSKSLTPIFEEHISQTANIVTDKWRGYEPLKKLYNIEQKLSDNGKNFKELHIVIMQLKSWIRTIPTHVSKWHIQAYFDEFCFRINRSRFKTSIFHKSIERMINDKPIYQKDIKQMLNV; encoded by the coding sequence ATGGAAGTGTTTGAAGGCCAAAGCATACTAAACTTTATAAAAGAATTGCCAAATGATGAAACTTGCAAAGCTTATTTGGCGCAAATAAAATGGAAAGACGGTTTTAAATGTATGAAATGTGGTCATACTAAAGGATGTGAAAAATCAGGATATAATTATCAATGTTATAGCTGTCAACATGTGGAAAGCGCAACTACAAATACATTGTTTCATAAGGTAAAGTTTGGTTTACACAAAGCCTTTTGTATCGTATTTGAAATGACAACCAGTAGCAAAAGTGTATCAAGTATTCAAATGGGAAAACGTTTTGATATTCGTCAAGGTACTGCTTGGTATTTTATGCAAAAAGTACGTAAAGCAATGCAAAGCAGTCAGAAATATCCATTGTCAGAAATAGTTCATGTAGATGAATTTACTGTGGGAGGAAAAGAAGAAGGTAAACAAGGAAGAAGTTATGATTCTAAAAAGAAAAAGGCAGTAATAGCAGTAGAATTAAACCAAAAACATCAGATAAAAAGAGTTTATGTGAAATCTATTGATGACTATTCTTCAAAATCATTAACTCCAATTTTTGAAGAACACATAAGCCAAACTGCGAATATAGTTACCGATAAATGGAGAGGATATGAACCTCTAAAAAAGCTTTATAATATTGAACAGAAATTAAGTGATAATGGGAAAAATTTCAAGGAACTACATATTGTGATCATGCAATTGAAATCTTGGATTAGGACAATACCTACCCATGTTAGCAAATGGCATATTCAAGCTTATTTTGATGAATTTTGCTTTAGAATAAACCGTTCACGATTTAAAACAAGTATTTTTCATAAATCTATAGAAAGAATGATAAATGACAAGCCGATTTATCAAAAAGATATTAAACAGATGCTAAATGTATAA
- a CDS encoding transposase, whose protein sequence is MHQCLIKINYDSILNYFDKRSTNASAESFNAKIKAFRNQFRGVRKVDFFLFRLTKLLSYTFSICLISF, encoded by the coding sequence TTGCATCAATGTCTAATCAAGATAAATTATGACTCTATTTTAAACTACTTCGATAAAAGAAGTACAAATGCTTCAGCAGAATCTTTTAATGCTAAAATAAAAGCTTTTAGAAATCAATTTAGAGGAGTAAGAAAAGTAGATTTCTTCTTGTTTAGATTAACTAAATTATTGAGTTATACATTTAGCATCTGTTTAATATCTTTTTGA